One genomic window of Arachis hypogaea cultivar Tifrunner chromosome 8, arahy.Tifrunner.gnm2.J5K5, whole genome shotgun sequence includes the following:
- the LOC112706678 gene encoding E3 ubiquitin-protein ligase RDUF2, producing MNSDITHATTASYWCYSCTRFVHLLDRHDVVCPHCQSGFVEEIHAGQSPAMSLFADGLQASRRQGFRRRRRNAGSRSPFNPVIVLRGPGEDGAAGGDNEGSTFELYYDDGDGSGLRPLPPTMSEFLLGSGFDRLLEQFSQIEINGFGRPENPPASKAAIESMPTVEIGGSHVETETYCAVCKEAFELGAEAREMPCKHLYHSDCIMPWLTMRNSCPVCRHELPSDQNAAEGRVAGQIDEEAVGLTIWRLPGGGFAVGRFSGGRRSGENRLPVVYTEMDGGGSGGSNGGNSNGGSRRISRAVGSSRVRENRGIGRIFRNFFSFFGRIGSRSRSSSSSSYSGSEHGSVSRSHSYSSSFFNRNSGRRRTWVLED from the coding sequence ATGAACTCGGATATAACTCACGCCACGACGGCGTCGTATTGGTGCTACAGCTGTACACGTTTCGTTCACCTTCTCGACCGACACGACGTCGTTTGCCCCCACTGCCAAAGCGGTTTCGTTGAAGAGATCCATGCCGGCCAGTCCCCTGCCATGTCTCTCTTCGCCGACGGTCTTCAAGCATCTCGCCGCCAAGGCTTCCGCCGGAGGCGCCGAAACGCTGGCAGCCGCTCGCCGTTTAACCCGGTTATCGTTCTCCGTGGACCAGGGGAGGATGGCGCTGCCGGAGGCGATAACGAGGGTTCCACTTTCGAGTTGTACTATGACGACGGCGATGGTTCCGGTCTTCGTCCTCTGCCGCCGACGATGTCAGAGTTTTTGCTCGGATCTGGATTCGATAGGTTACTAGAGCAGTTCTCTCAGATCGAGATCAACGGATTTGGTCGGCCGGAGAATCCGCCGGCATCGAAGGCGGCGATAGAGTCAATGCCAACGGTTGAGATCGGAGGCTCTCACGTGGAGACGGAAACTTACTGCGCCGTGTGCAAGGAAGCCTTTGAGCTCGGTGCGGAGGCGCGTGAGATGCCGTGTAAACACCTATACCACTCCGATTGCATCATGCCGTGGCTCACGATGCGGAATTCGTGCCCTGTGTGCCGCCACGAGCTGCCGTCCGATCAGAACGCGGCGGAAGGGAGAGTCGCCGGTCAGATCGATGAGGAAGCGGTAGGGTTGACCATATGGAGGTTGCCGGGAGGCGGTTTCGCCGTCGGAAGATTCTCCGGCGGCCGAAGATCCGGCGAGAACCGTTTGCCCGTCGTGTATACCGAGATGGACGGCGGAGGCAGCGGTGGAAGCAATGGAGGAAACTCGAACGGTGGTTCTAGAAGAATATCCCGCGCAGTTGGAAGCAGTAGGGTTAGGGAGAATCGCGGAATTGGAAGAATTTTCCgcaatttcttttccttcttcggGAGAATTGGATCTAGGTCACGTTCCTCTTCGTCATCGTCGTATTCAGGTTCTGAGCATGGATCAGTGAGTAGAAGTCACAGCTATTCAAGTTCGTTTTTCAATAGAAACTCAGGGAGAAGAAGAACTTGGGTCTTGGAAGATTGA